From a single Bacillus pumilus genomic region:
- a CDS encoding sensor histidine kinase has translation MKWRLTGRYMVSVIIVTIITVFINLFGFMIWLVLQASSQQNEEHTPETFTRSFEQYITFSDQDITVSKEGQQALKQQNAWIQILDENGQDVYHAQAPKGLKSKYTPIEIVNLHKYKDKQLLSTIYAGGKKGMGKEYSYFIGFKDPSIGKYLFSFNTRDLVSRFNIGTMILLSIDAIIALLIGYLFSRQLIKPLDRAIHGIQRLANGDYTTKLRAKGIYKDVFYNVNHLSKQLASSQKEKEKLEQMREEWISHISHDIKTPLASIQGYAEIMKDPNYPLSNQDIKHYANIIENKSLYIKDVMEDLNLTTRLKNNDVMLHKEIVNIVPLLRETLIDILNDSRYADQTIELQTNVDKLMLNIDTILIRRAVTNLILNALVHNHSDVKIIVQLEQKENTHITIKDNGKGIEEAELEKVFDRYYRGTNTGGTHAGSGLGMAIAKDIIQKHGGEITIRSMIGEGTTIDIQLSA, from the coding sequence ATGAAATGGCGATTAACAGGCAGATATATGGTCTCTGTCATTATCGTGACCATTATCACTGTCTTTATTAACCTATTTGGCTTCATGATTTGGCTTGTACTGCAAGCAAGCAGCCAGCAAAACGAAGAACACACACCCGAAACCTTCACAAGATCATTTGAACAATACATCACCTTTTCCGATCAAGACATCACTGTGAGCAAAGAAGGACAGCAAGCCTTAAAACAACAAAATGCGTGGATTCAAATATTAGATGAAAATGGACAAGACGTCTATCATGCACAGGCACCTAAAGGCTTAAAGAGCAAATATACACCCATAGAAATCGTGAACTTACATAAATATAAAGATAAGCAATTGCTATCGACCATTTATGCTGGCGGAAAAAAAGGAATGGGCAAGGAATACAGCTACTTTATCGGATTTAAGGATCCTTCCATCGGAAAATATTTATTCTCGTTCAACACGAGAGACTTAGTATCAAGATTCAATATCGGAACGATGATTTTATTGTCAATCGATGCCATCATTGCCTTACTCATTGGCTACTTATTCAGTCGGCAGCTCATCAAACCACTTGACCGTGCGATTCATGGCATCCAGCGTCTCGCAAATGGTGATTATACGACAAAGCTGCGCGCTAAGGGAATATATAAAGATGTCTTCTATAATGTCAATCACTTATCAAAGCAGCTCGCTTCAAGCCAAAAAGAAAAAGAAAAATTAGAGCAAATGCGGGAAGAATGGATCAGTCATATTTCTCATGATATTAAAACGCCTCTAGCTTCTATACAAGGCTATGCAGAAATCATGAAAGATCCAAATTATCCTCTTTCAAATCAAGACATCAAACATTATGCAAACATCATAGAGAATAAATCACTGTACATCAAAGATGTCATGGAGGATCTAAATTTAACAACAAGACTGAAAAATAACGACGTGATGCTGCATAAAGAAATCGTGAACATTGTGCCTCTGCTGAGGGAAACGTTAATCGATATTCTAAACGATTCGAGATATGCAGATCAGACGATTGAGCTTCAAACGAATGTAGACAAGCTCATGCTGAATATTGATACGATCCTCATCCGAAGAGCGGTCACCAACCTTATTTTAAATGCTCTTGTTCACAATCATTCTGATGTAAAAATCATAGTACAGCTTGAACAAAAAGAAAACACCCATATTACGATTAAAGACAACGGCAAAGGAATAGAAGAGGCAGAGCTAGAAAAAGTATTTGATCGCTACTATAGAGGGACGAACACAGGAGGGACACATGCAGGCTCTGGTCTCGGGATGGCCATTGCAAAAGATATCATCCAAAAGCACGGCGGGGAAATTACGATACGTAGTATGATAGGTGAGGGAACAACGATTGATATTCAATTGTCCGCATGA
- a CDS encoding MerR family transcriptional regulator, producing MELMTRGELAKKTGVSPAAIRYYEEHNILPAPNRHSNGYRFYSEDYVVKIQLIKDAKTLGYSLKEIAEIMKMLSQDIELDTLRTIVHLKHEEIERKIKSLRLIQDLLSNLLKTPEKEVQVYLESFRVPNQDDQ from the coding sequence ATGGAGTTGATGACCAGAGGAGAGCTTGCCAAAAAAACAGGAGTCAGTCCTGCCGCAATTCGTTACTATGAAGAGCACAACATATTACCTGCTCCAAACCGTCATTCGAACGGATATAGATTCTATAGTGAAGATTACGTTGTGAAAATTCAATTGATCAAAGATGCAAAAACATTAGGGTATTCATTAAAGGAAATAGCTGAAATTATGAAAATGCTGAGTCAAGATATAGAACTTGATACACTAAGAACGATTGTCCATCTGAAACATGAAGAAATTGAAAGGAAAATTAAAAGCCTTCGTCTGATTCAAGACCTTTTATCCAACTTATTAAAGACCCCTGAGAAAGAAGTACAAGTCTACCTTGAATCATTTCGTGTGCCAAATCAGGATGATCAATAA
- a CDS encoding glycoside hydrolase family 43 protein, with protein sequence MRKRMKCGVGFLILALVLSCIPVYDASAASTPIAKRVGNANPLIDHHLGADPFALTYNGRVYIYMSSDDYEYHSNGTIKDNSFANLNKVFVISSADMVNWTDHGAIPVAGANGANGGKGIAKWAGASWAPAAAVKKINGKDKFFLYFANSGGGIGVLTADSPIGPWKDPIGKALVTPNTPGMSGVVWLFDPAVFVDDDGTGYLYAGGGVPGGSNPTQGQWANPKTARVLKLGSDMTSVVGSASTIDAPFMFEDSGMHKYNGTYYYSYCINFGGSHPADKPPGEIGYMTSSSPMGPFTYKGHFLKNPGAFFGGGGNNHHAVFNFKNEWYVVYHTQTVSSALYGAGKGYRSPHINKLVHNQDGSLREVAANFEGVKQLSNLNPFQRVEAETFAWNGRILTETSTAPGGPVNNQHVTNIQNGDWVAVSNVDFGSRGARTFKANVAAASGGQIEVRLGSPDGRIVGTLNVPSTGGNWREIETAVNGATGVHNVFFVFKGNGSSLFQFDSWQFTQR encoded by the coding sequence ATGAGGAAGAGGATGAAATGCGGTGTAGGTTTTTTGATTCTTGCTTTGGTACTAAGCTGTATTCCGGTATATGATGCGAGTGCAGCAAGTACCCCCATTGCAAAACGAGTAGGAAATGCAAATCCGCTCATAGACCATCACTTGGGGGCAGATCCGTTTGCACTTACCTATAACGGCAGAGTGTACATTTATATGTCGAGTGATGACTATGAATATCACAGTAATGGAACGATTAAGGACAATTCTTTTGCGAATTTGAATAAGGTCTTTGTCATCTCTTCGGCGGATATGGTGAACTGGACAGATCATGGAGCGATTCCAGTAGCTGGCGCAAATGGGGCAAATGGCGGCAAAGGAATTGCCAAATGGGCAGGCGCCTCCTGGGCTCCAGCGGCTGCGGTGAAAAAGATCAATGGAAAGGATAAGTTTTTCCTTTATTTTGCTAACAGCGGCGGAGGGATTGGCGTCCTGACAGCGGACAGCCCGATTGGTCCTTGGAAAGATCCTATCGGAAAAGCGCTTGTCACGCCAAATACACCAGGGATGTCTGGTGTTGTATGGCTTTTTGATCCAGCCGTATTTGTAGATGATGACGGAACGGGTTATCTCTATGCCGGCGGAGGCGTTCCAGGCGGTTCAAATCCAACGCAGGGGCAATGGGCCAATCCTAAAACAGCAAGGGTGCTGAAACTAGGATCTGATATGACAAGTGTGGTTGGCAGTGCATCTACAATTGATGCTCCTTTTATGTTTGAAGACTCGGGGATGCATAAGTATAACGGTACCTATTACTATTCCTATTGCATCAATTTTGGCGGCTCCCATCCAGCAGATAAACCACCAGGCGAGATCGGTTATATGACGAGCTCAAGTCCTATGGGCCCCTTTACGTATAAAGGACACTTCCTGAAAAATCCGGGTGCATTTTTCGGTGGCGGTGGTAATAACCATCATGCTGTGTTCAATTTCAAAAACGAGTGGTATGTCGTGTATCACACGCAAACGGTGAGCTCTGCCTTATATGGCGCAGGGAAAGGCTACAGATCTCCCCATATTAATAAGCTTGTGCATAATCAGGACGGTTCCCTACGAGAGGTCGCAGCCAATTTTGAAGGAGTCAAACAGCTATCCAACCTGAATCCTTTTCAGCGGGTAGAGGCTGAGACATTCGCATGGAATGGCCGTATTTTGACAGAGACTTCAACAGCTCCAGGCGGACCAGTCAATAACCAGCATGTCACAAACATTCAAAATGGAGATTGGGTCGCTGTCAGTAACGTCGATTTCGGTTCCAGAGGTGCCAGAACCTTTAAAGCCAATGTAGCAGCAGCTTCAGGCGGACAAATAGAAGTACGTCTTGGCAGTCCAGACGGTAGGATTGTCGGAACACTTAATGTCCCTTCAACAGGCGGGAACTGGCGAGAAATAGAAACAGCAGTAAACGGAGCAACGGGAGTACACAACGTATTTTTTGTCTTCAAAGGAAATGGTTCCAGCCTATTCCAATTTGATTCCTGGCAGTTTACTCAAAGGTAA
- a CDS encoding glycoside hydrolase family 30 beta sandwich domain-containing protein, translated as MMSIIKKPICTLLVCFTMLSVMFLGPGVTEVSAADANININAERQVIRGFGGMNHPAWIGDLTAPQRDTAFGNGQNQLGFSILRIFVDENRNNWHREVATAKRAIQHGALVIASPWNPPSHMVETFNRNGASAKRLRYNQYAAYAQHLNDFVTYMKNNGVNLYAISVQNEPDYAHEWTWWTPQEILRFMRENAGSINARVMAPESFQYLKNISDPILNDPQALRNMDILGAHLYGTQISQLPYPLFKQKGGGKELWMTEVYYPNSDNNSADRWPEALGVSEHIHHSMVEGDFQAYVWWYIRRSYGPMKENGTISKRGYNMAHFSKFVRPGYVRIDATKSPEPNVFVSAYKGNNQVVIVAINKNNAGVNQHFVMQNGTASQASRWITSGNSNLQPGTDLNISGNQFWAHLPAQSVTTFVVKR; from the coding sequence TTGATGTCCATAATCAAAAAACCAATTTGTACTTTATTGGTCTGCTTCACTATGTTGTCTGTCATGTTTTTAGGGCCTGGGGTAACTGAGGTGTCAGCGGCAGATGCGAATATTAATATCAATGCAGAAAGACAAGTGATTCGCGGCTTTGGCGGAATGAACCACCCGGCGTGGATTGGTGATTTAACCGCCCCTCAAAGGGACACCGCCTTTGGCAATGGGCAGAATCAATTAGGATTCTCCATCCTAAGAATTTTTGTAGACGAGAACAGAAATAATTGGCACAGAGAAGTCGCCACCGCCAAAAGAGCGATACAGCACGGTGCTTTGGTGATCGCTTCGCCTTGGAATCCTCCAAGCCATATGGTGGAGACCTTTAATCGTAATGGTGCATCTGCAAAGAGGCTAAGATACAATCAATACGCCGCATATGCCCAGCATCTAAACGATTTTGTGACATATATGAAGAATAATGGCGTTAATCTCTATGCCATTTCTGTACAAAACGAGCCCGATTATGCACATGAATGGACATGGTGGACGCCTCAGGAAATCCTGCGATTCATGAGGGAAAATGCCGGCTCCATTAATGCGCGCGTCATGGCGCCAGAGTCCTTTCAATACCTTAAAAATATATCAGACCCAATCTTAAACGATCCGCAGGCACTTAGAAATATGGATATTCTCGGTGCCCATCTGTATGGAACCCAAATCAGCCAGCTTCCGTATCCTCTTTTCAAACAAAAAGGAGGAGGGAAAGAGCTATGGATGACAGAGGTTTACTATCCGAATAGTGACAATAATTCAGCGGACCGCTGGCCTGAGGCATTAGGTGTGTCAGAGCATATTCACCATTCGATGGTGGAGGGGGACTTTCAGGCGTATGTTTGGTGGTACATCCGCAGATCATACGGTCCTATGAAGGAAAATGGAACGATCAGCAAACGTGGATACAACATGGCGCATTTCTCCAAGTTTGTACGTCCGGGGTACGTCAGAATTGATGCAACGAAAAGCCCTGAACCGAATGTTTTCGTATCAGCCTATAAAGGAAACAATCAGGTCGTCATTGTCGCGATTAACAAAAACAATGCAGGAGTCAATCAACACTTTGTGATGCAAAATGGGACCGCTTCACAGGCGTCAAGGTGGATTACGAGCGGTAACAGCAACCTCCAGCCTGGAACTGACTTAAACATATCAGGGAATCAATTTTGGGCCCATCTCCCTGCGCAAAGTGTGACGACCTTTGTAGTCAAACGCTAA
- a CDS encoding DUF4870 domain-containing protein, which translates to MRENKILSSLCYFSIFFAPFLFPIIVYFLGKDEVKYHAKTSLWTHVIPYLIFGIGIAGSGLLGMNDIRHAGPFLIATYAVTFLVAIYFFIWNIVKGIKVFSEY; encoded by the coding sequence TTGAGAGAGAATAAAATTTTGTCTTCATTATGTTACTTCAGTATCTTTTTTGCGCCGTTTCTGTTTCCAATTATCGTTTACTTCTTAGGAAAGGACGAAGTGAAATATCATGCGAAAACATCACTTTGGACGCATGTGATTCCTTATTTGATTTTCGGTATTGGTATTGCCGGTTCAGGTTTACTTGGCATGAACGATATCCGTCATGCTGGTCCATTCTTAATTGCAACGTATGCTGTGACATTCCTTGTGGCGATTTACTTCTTCATTTGGAACATTGTGAAAGGCATCAAAGTGTTTTCAGAATATTAG
- a CDS encoding CoA-acylating methylmalonate-semialdehyde dehydrogenase → MTKTDVQTLKNYIGGQWIEAETSQTEAVYNPATGEIIAEVPLSTKKDVERAILAAQEAFTTWSKTAVPRRARILFKYQQLLVENWDELAGLVTIENGKSITEAKGEVQRGIECVEFAAGAPTLMMGKQLPDIASGLESGMYRYPIGVIGGITPFNFPMMVPCWMFPLAIACGNTFVLKPSERTPILATRLAELFEKAGLPKGVLNIVNGAHDVVNGLLEHQKVKAISFVGSQPVAEYVYKKGTEHGKRVQALAGAKNHSIVLKDADLDAATKQIIGAAFGSAGERCMAAAVVAVEEEVADELIQKLVDESNELVIGNGINEEVFLGPVIRKEHKERTLQYIQSGIEEGASLIRDGRKDLETKERGYFVGPTIFDHVTNQMKIWQDEIFAPVLSIVRVSSLTEAIDLSNQSKFANGACLYTDSASSIREFRENIDAGMLGVNIGVPAPMAFFPFSGWKDSFYGDLHANGTDGVEFYTRKKMVTARYM, encoded by the coding sequence ATGACCAAAACAGATGTACAAACGTTGAAAAATTATATTGGCGGACAATGGATTGAGGCAGAAACAAGTCAAACAGAGGCAGTATATAACCCAGCTACTGGCGAGATCATCGCAGAAGTGCCGCTTTCAACAAAAAAGGATGTCGAACGTGCGATACTCGCAGCACAGGAAGCGTTTACGACTTGGTCTAAAACAGCCGTTCCCCGCAGGGCACGCATTTTATTTAAATACCAACAGTTACTCGTTGAGAACTGGGATGAGCTGGCTGGACTCGTCACAATTGAAAACGGAAAAAGTATAACAGAGGCAAAAGGTGAAGTGCAGCGCGGAATTGAATGTGTCGAATTTGCCGCTGGTGCACCGACCTTAATGATGGGAAAACAATTACCAGATATCGCATCTGGACTCGAATCTGGCATGTACCGCTATCCAATCGGTGTCATCGGCGGTATTACCCCATTTAACTTTCCAATGATGGTCCCTTGCTGGATGTTCCCGCTAGCTATTGCGTGCGGAAATACATTTGTTTTAAAACCTTCAGAACGCACGCCTATTCTTGCCACGCGATTAGCCGAGCTATTTGAAAAAGCGGGTCTTCCAAAAGGTGTTCTCAACATTGTCAATGGGGCTCACGATGTCGTCAATGGGCTGCTTGAACATCAAAAGGTCAAAGCCATTTCATTTGTCGGCTCTCAGCCAGTCGCAGAATACGTCTATAAAAAAGGCACAGAGCATGGAAAACGTGTCCAAGCACTTGCAGGTGCAAAAAATCATTCCATTGTTCTCAAAGATGCTGATTTAGACGCGGCAACAAAGCAAATCATTGGCGCTGCTTTTGGATCAGCAGGAGAGCGCTGCATGGCTGCGGCCGTTGTCGCAGTGGAAGAAGAAGTGGCAGATGAGCTCATTCAAAAATTAGTTGATGAATCAAACGAGCTCGTCATTGGAAATGGAATAAATGAAGAGGTCTTCCTTGGTCCAGTCATTCGAAAGGAACATAAAGAACGAACACTTCAATACATCCAGTCAGGGATTGAAGAAGGAGCCAGCCTCATTCGTGATGGCAGGAAAGACCTTGAAACAAAAGAAAGAGGGTATTTCGTTGGACCAACGATCTTTGACCATGTCACAAATCAAATGAAAATTTGGCAGGACGAGATTTTCGCCCCAGTCTTATCCATTGTCCGTGTCTCCTCACTAACAGAAGCGATCGACCTGTCCAATCAATCAAAATTTGCGAACGGCGCCTGCCTGTACACGGACAGTGCATCAAGCATTAGAGAATTTCGCGAAAACATCGACGCAGGTATGCTCGGTGTGAATATCGGTGTGCCTGCACCAATGGCATTTTTCCCATTTTCCGGGTGGAAGGATTCTTTCTACGGTGACTTACATGCGAACGGAACAGACGGAGTAGAGTTTTACACAAGAAAGAAAATGGTAACCGCTCGTTATATGTAA
- a CDS encoding DUF2651 family protein, which translates to MSVSFLQPMALILFTLPLLFLIWGIVGYIIFKRVYVVLMITFVASTVFIFAYTGFDMSNMYWVIAMTFLCMCTSVITKIIRYMVHRYKKG; encoded by the coding sequence ATGAGTGTTTCCTTTCTTCAACCTATGGCTCTGATCTTATTTACATTGCCTTTATTATTTTTGATTTGGGGGATTGTAGGCTATATCATTTTTAAGCGGGTCTACGTCGTTTTAATGATTACATTTGTAGCTTCAACTGTTTTTATCTTTGCCTATACGGGGTTTGATATGTCGAATATGTATTGGGTCATCGCTATGACCTTTCTATGCATGTGTACCTCTGTCATCACAAAAATCATCCGATATATGGTTCATCGCTATAAAAAAGGATAA
- a CDS encoding alpha/beta hydrolase fold domain-containing protein, producing MSIDIFNGKRSEESIQFETLFASQSNKESFSSIENTKKFLDQKGIENTQPYAIGNDVKFISEIKEQTLQGMQVFTLNDQTSPKQKVILYIHGGAWTNQPLNFHWWFMDQLAQSLDAKVVAPIYPKVPHYNNQDTYPKLLHLYKDILKTVESANQLTIMGDSAGGNISLGLAHLLNMEGLTQPKDIVLLSACVDMSMSNPLMFEYAKKDPILGPEGMEVITKMWAADQSVTDPLISPIYGDFKGLGKITHFIGTHDMLYPDAIKLDENLTEQGIDISTFVYPEMLHVFVVMPIPEAADALKKIIQVINR from the coding sequence ATGAGTATAGACATTTTTAATGGCAAACGTTCTGAAGAAAGTATTCAATTTGAAACATTATTCGCTTCTCAAAGTAATAAAGAGAGCTTCTCGAGTATCGAAAACACAAAAAAATTTCTTGATCAAAAAGGAATTGAAAATACGCAGCCTTATGCCATTGGGAATGATGTGAAGTTCATTAGTGAGATAAAAGAACAGACATTGCAAGGCATGCAAGTGTTCACATTAAATGACCAAACGTCACCGAAACAAAAAGTCATTCTATATATACATGGCGGCGCGTGGACAAATCAGCCTTTAAATTTCCATTGGTGGTTCATGGATCAATTGGCTCAGTCACTAGATGCGAAAGTAGTGGCTCCTATTTATCCTAAAGTACCTCATTATAACAACCAAGATACGTATCCAAAACTCCTACACCTATATAAAGACATTCTGAAAACTGTTGAAAGTGCCAATCAATTGACGATCATGGGAGATTCAGCCGGCGGAAATATCTCACTTGGTCTAGCACACCTTTTAAACATGGAAGGACTAACGCAGCCAAAGGATATCGTGTTATTATCTGCATGTGTTGACATGAGCATGAGCAACCCTCTTATGTTTGAATATGCTAAAAAGGACCCGATTCTAGGTCCTGAAGGAATGGAAGTCATTACAAAAATGTGGGCAGCTGATCAAAGCGTCACTGATCCATTGATTAGTCCTATTTACGGTGACTTTAAAGGACTTGGCAAGATCACTCATTTTATTGGAACACATGATATGTTATACCCAGATGCCATAAAGCTTGACGAGAACCTAACAGAACAAGGAATAGACATATCAACCTTTGTTTATCCCGAAATGCTGCATGTGTTCGTTGTGATGCCAATTCCAGAAGCAGCAGACGCTCTTAAGAAAATCATTCAAGTGATCAATCGTTAG
- a CDS encoding response regulator transcription factor encodes MQKLQSKVLIIDDEKEILELIHTVLTREGIDRVITASTARDGLTQFHQEHPDLVILDIMLPDGEGYDICKQIRETSHVPIIFLSAKGEESDKIVGLAIGGDDYITKPFSPKEVAYRVKAQLRRSSYLQSSQTDPVIKKGPFELNEQQAELTKNGAAIELTPKELMLMTYFLQHPNRVISKETLYQTVWGEDFFGSDNTVMVHIRRLREKIENSPSTPEFLVTVKGLGYKFVVKDA; translated from the coding sequence ATGCAAAAACTTCAAAGCAAAGTCTTGATTATAGATGACGAAAAAGAAATCTTAGAATTAATTCATACCGTATTAACAAGAGAAGGCATTGACCGGGTGATAACAGCTTCAACTGCCCGTGATGGACTCACGCAATTTCATCAAGAACATCCCGACCTCGTCATATTGGATATTATGCTGCCAGACGGTGAAGGGTATGATATTTGCAAACAAATCAGAGAGACTTCCCATGTTCCGATTATCTTTTTATCAGCAAAGGGTGAGGAATCAGACAAAATTGTAGGACTTGCCATTGGCGGCGATGATTACATTACAAAACCGTTCAGCCCAAAGGAAGTCGCCTATCGGGTAAAAGCCCAGTTGAGACGGTCATCATACTTACAGTCTTCTCAAACGGATCCCGTGATCAAAAAAGGCCCATTTGAGTTAAACGAGCAGCAAGCCGAGCTGACGAAAAACGGAGCGGCGATTGAACTCACGCCGAAAGAGCTTATGCTGATGACCTATTTCTTGCAGCACCCGAATCGCGTAATCAGTAAAGAAACGCTTTATCAAACCGTTTGGGGAGAAGATTTCTTCGGTTCTGACAATACAGTGATGGTTCACATACGTAGACTTCGGGAGAAAATAGAGAATTCCCCATCTACACCAGAATTTCTCGTCACAGTCAAAGGGCTTGGCTATAAATTTGTTGTAAAGGATGCGTAA